CCACTGTTCGGCCTTGCGCGGTCCCGCACCCCACGAGGCCGCCACAACGGTCAAACGTGCGCCCCGGCGGCTGAGTTCGGCGAAGAGCTTCGGGAACCGGATGTCGTAGCACAGGGCCAGTCCGATGTCCTCGTCGTCGACGGTGAAGAGACCCGGCTCCTCCCCTGCTTCGACGGTGTCGGATTCCTTGAATCCGAAGGCGTCGTAGAGGTGGATCTTCGCGTAGTCGCTGCGTTCACCAGAAGGATAATAGACGGCGAGCAGGTTGATGACCTTATCCGCTGTGGTCGCGAATTCGCCGACGACGACGGTGATTCCGGTCTCGACGGCCAGCTCGCTCAGCGCTTTCCGCCACGACTCCGTGTGCACTTCGGCGATCGTGCGCAGTCCGGATCCGAACGCCGACATCGTGGCTTCGGGGAAGACGACGAACCGGGCTCCTGCCGCAGCCGCCTCGCGGGTATAAGTGCGGACCTTCTCGAGGTTGTCGGCCACCTCGGTGGTGGTGTTGATCTGAGCGAGCGCGAACTTCATTCTCATCCTCCGGTCGTTTCCCTCAAGGCTATCGTGCTCACCCCCTCCAAGCACTACCTGACGGCGGCTCAGCAACCTCGCGCCAGGTATCTGGGCCGCCGTCGGGTAGCAATAGGGGTGGATCAGGTGAGGTATTCGCGGCCCGGGCGACCGCCTCGGCGACGTCCGTGCACCCACACGTATACGCCGATGGCGACCACGACGAGTCCCGCGCAGGCCAGGAACATTCCGTTTCCGCCGGTGATTGGATAGAGGAAGCCGAGGACGACCGGGCCGATTCCGGACCCTGCGTCGAGGAGGAGGAAGAACGACGCGGTGGCGACGGGGACGCGGCTCATCGGCACGGATTTGACGGTGATGGCCTGCATGCACGGCATGAGGGAGCCGAACCCCAGGCCGATGAGCACTCCGGCCAGGACGATGCCCGTCATCGTCGGCCACAGAGCCAGCAGGACATTGCCGGCGATATCGGCGACGAAGACGGGGAAGATCACCGCATTGTCGCCGAGGGTGTCCTGCAGCCTTCCGACGAACAGGCGGGCGAACAGCGACGCCACGGCGAAGGCCACGAAGAACAGGGACGCGGCGGAGGCGACCCCGTGTTCGGCCGCATAGCCGGCGAGGAACACCAGCGCCGCAGCGTAGGCGATGCCGGCCAGGAGCATGACCGAGCCGATCCGCAGCCCATCCCGGTCGACGAGGGTGCCAAGTTTGAGGTGCCATTTCGTCCGCCGCTGATAGTCGCTGATCTCCTGCACCGGCAGACGCATGAGGAAACAGCAGATGAGGGCGAGGACGGACATGAACGCCGAGGCGACGAAGAGCATGACGTAGTCGAACTCACGGGGCAGGATGACCCCCAGATACGGTCCGAGCGCCGTCGACAGGGTCGTCGCGGTGCCGAAATATCCGGTGCCCTCGCCTCGGCGTGAGGCGGGGATGATGCTTTGGATGGCTGTCATGATCGCGGTGTTCCCGGCGCCGAAGGCGATTCCGTGGACGATCCGCAGCGTCAGCAGCAGGGTGAGCTCACCGGCGAAGATATAGGCTAGGGAGGCGAGCACGGACACCGCCATGGTGATGATGAGCAGCTTGCGCCGACCGATGAAGTCGAGATACTTGCCCGTGAGCACGCGAGCGACGACGGCACCGACGACGAACGAGGAGGAGGCGAAGCCCGCGGCGGCCTCACCGGCGGAGAACCGTGCCACCGCGTACCCGGCCATCGACGTCATGAGCAGGTAGAAGACCATCGACATCGTCAGGTTGAGTCCGATTCCGACGATGAAGTCCTTCGTCCACAGCTTCGCTCGTGCCACGGGAGATCGATCTCACTTTCTGCTGCCTGCGGGGAACAGTGACACATTAGCGGGTTTGCCGCGATTGCGCGGTCCGGTCCACCGCGGATGTGAATCGGCTCGCGATAGGGTGGTCATCATGACTGAAAAGAGAACCCCTACCGCCGTCGACACGGTCGCCGAAGACTACGTCGATGACATGCTCGCACTCTCCCCCTCCCTCGCCCTCTACCTCGGACTCGACGGTGCACAGGGCTTCGACGACTTCTCTCCGGCCGGACTCTCCGCCGTCAACGACGTCACCGATAGGACCCTGGCCCGCCTCGATGAGGTCGCCGACAGTTCCGACCTCGACGACGTCGACCTCGTGACCATCGATGCGATGCGTGATCGCCTCGGGGTTGACCGCGACTACTTCGCCGCCGGGATCAAGCACGCCAGCCTCAACGTCATCGAATCCCCGCTGCAGCAGGTCCGCGACGCCTTCGACCTCATGCCTACGGAGACCACGGCCGATTGGGAGACGATCTCGACGACTCTGGCCGCGGTGCCCGGATCGCTGGCCGGCTACCAGGAGTCCCTGACGATGGCGCGCGACAACGGCCGCGTCGCCGCCCGCATCCAGGTCGAAAAGGTCATCGAACAGGCCCGCGCCCTGGCCGAGCCCGGCAGCAATTTCGATCGGCTCGTCGCCGGAGCCGATGTTCCCGACGCCCTGCGTTCGGATCTCGATACCCACGCCGAGGCGGCTCGGCAGTCCGCAGCGGAACTGGCCGATTTCCTCGGCGAGCAGGTGCTGCCCGCGGCCGGAGACGACGAAGCCTGCGGTCGAGAAGCCTATGCTCTGTATTCCCGGGACTTCCTCGGCGCCGAGGTGGACTTCGATGAAACCTATGCCTGGGGTCTCGAGGAACTCGAGCGCATCGATGCCGAACAGCGTGAAGTGGCCGAGAAGATCATGCCCGGCGCCGATCTGTTCGAGGTCATGGACGCCCTGAACAACGACCCGCAGCGGACCCTGCACGGGACCGAAGCCCTGCGGACCTGGATGCAGGGAGTCGCCGATGAGGCGATCCGCGAACTCGGCAAGTCCCATTTCGATATTCCCGACCCCGTGCGCACGATCGAGTGCATGATCGCGCCTTCGTCCACCGGAGGCATCTACTACACGGGCCCGACCGATGATTTCTCCCGCCCCGGCCGCATGTGGTGGTCGGTGCCCGAAGGCGTCACAGATTTCGCCACCTGGCAGGAGAAGACCACCGTCTATCACGAGGGCGTTCCCGGACACCATCTGCAGATTGGTCAGGCCACTTATGTCTCCGAAACTCTGAACCGCTGGCGCCGCCTCATGTGCTGGGTGTCCGGCCACGGTGAGGGGTGGGCGCTGTACGCGGAGAAGCTCATGGCCGATCTCGGGTTCCTCGACGACCCCGGCGACTATCTGGGTATGCTCGATTCGCAGCGGCTGCGTGCCGCCCGCGTCGTCCTCGACATCGGCTTTCACCTCGGGCTGGAGGCTCCGGCGAGCCTCGGCGGAGGGATCTGGAACCGAGAGAAGGCCTGGCAGTTCCTCACCGACAATGTCGCCATGGACCGGTCGTTCCTCGCCTTCGAACTCGACCGCTACCTCGGCTGGCCCGGACAGGCGCCGAGCTACAAGATCGGTCAGCGTCTGTGGGAGCAGTACCGTGACGAGGCGAAGGCGGCGGCCGGAGCCGATTTCGATCTCAAGGACTTCCACACCCGGGCACTGGGACTCGGCTCGGTCGGGCTCGATACTCTGGGTCGCGCTATGAAGCGCTCACAGTGAGGTGAAGGACGAGATGAAGTCAACTGAAACTCCCCAGTCGGAGACCATGCGGGTCACTGAGGCGCTGCGCAATGAGATCATCGAGGGCCACCGGCGACCGGGTTCGCGGCTCGTCGAACGCAACCTCGCCACCGAACTCGGAGTCTCTCGAGTGCCCATCCGCGAGGCGCTGAAGAAGCTGGCGTCGGAGGGTCTGGTGACGAACCGGCCCAACACCTGGTCGACGGTCAGGGAGTTCTCCCCCAGCGATATCGCCGACCTCAATGAGGTGCGCACGGTCTTCGACGTCCTCTCCTTCGAACTCGCCGCACAACGCCATACCCGGGAGGGGCTGGCCCGGCTGGAAGCCACGATGCTCCGGGGGCGGGAACTCGCCGAGGCGGGAGACGTCGCCGGTGCCCACCGCTGTGCCGCGGAGTTCCATGCCATCGTCACCGAACTTTCGGGCAATGAACTCCTCGGTGAGATCGGTGCGCTGCTGGATTCACGCATGCGCTGGCAGCTGAGCCAGCATGATGACCTCGCGGTCGTCGCCACCGAGCATGCCGAGCTCTTCGACGCCATCGCCCGCCGGGATCAGGCGCTGGCAGGGTCACTGGCAGGCCGCCATCTGGGAACGAGTCAGGAACAGCACGACAAGCATTCGAAGCGGTTGGCCCAAGCCGAACCTGACCAGGCTCGGACAGTTCAGGCGACTCAGCCCGATCCGGCCGCCGGTCCCGCGGCGGTGGATGCCGATCCGGCCACAGAGGATTCGGCCGACACCGACTGACCGAGCGGCCAGCCGCTCAGCTTCTTCTCTCGTGCGGGAGCATAGGTGCGCACCTTCGACGTGCTCAGTCCCAATCCGATGAGGGATTCGGCCAAGCGCACGGCGGCCGCGACCCCGTCGACGACGGGAACGGAAGCGCGCCTCGTGATCGTCTCCCCGAGCTCCGCCATCCCACCGCAGCCGAGCACGATGACCTCGGCGCGGTCCCGGTCGACCGCCTCGGCGGCCTGATCGGTGATCGCCTCGATCGCGGCCTGCGGATCCTCCTCGAGTTCGAGCACGGCCATCCCCGATGCCCGCACGGACACGCAGTGGGAGTCGAGACCGGCCAGCAGGAGCCGATCCTCGATGAGCGGAACGGTCCTGTCCAGCGTGGTGACGACGGAGAAACGGCGGCCGAGGAACATCGCCAGGGCCGCCCCCGCCTCGGTGATGTCGATGACAGGCACATCGAGCATCTCCTGCAGACCTTCGCGGCCGTGTTCTCCGTACCCGGCTTGGATCACGGCATCGAATTCGCCGGGATACTTCATGACCGCGTCCATGACACCGAGCGCTGCGAGATGGCTTTCGACGTTGCCTTCGCAGGACTCGGCCCCGAATTCAGGGGTCAGACCGATGATCTCGGTGCCCGCCGAGGCAGCCTGCCGTGCTACTCGGGCGATGCCCTCTGTCATGGACTCGGTCGTGTTGACGTTGACGACGAGGATTCTCATAGTTCGGCTCCGATCAGTGGTGGGTCGGGACGGCGATCTCCTCACCGTCGACCTCACGGAAAGTGAAGTCGCGGCGAGCGATGACGAAGTAGATGAGCGCGGCGATCGCGGCGCCGGAGAACCAGGAGAACTCGCTGAAGCCGGAGAATGCCGGCACGAGAGCGAAGACGAGCGAGATCGCCGAGGCAGGGATGAACGCCCCGATCGCCCGCCAGTTGACTCCATGGTGGTAGAAGTACTCGCCGTCGCCGGCTTCGGTGTAGAGCTGGGGCACATTGACCTTGGTTTTGCGCACCACCCAGTAGTCGACCATGATCACGCCGAACAGGGGTCCGAGCAGGGCGCCGAGGCCACCAAGGAAGTAGACGATGACCACCGGTGAGTCGTACAGGTTCCAGGGCAGGATGACGAAGCCGATGACAGCGGAGATGATAGCGGCGCTGCGGAAGTTAAGGTGACGCGGGAACAGGTTCGTCAGCGCATAGGTCGGGGCGACGAAGTTGGCCATGAGGTTGACCGCGACGGTGAGCAGGAGCAGCGACAGGGAAGCCAGCAGGAGCAGGACCGGGCTGCCGATGGTTTGGACGATATCGGCCGGTGAGGTGATGACGGTGCCGTCGATCTTGTACTGAGCGCCGGCGAGCGAGATGACGACGAGTCCGAAGACGAGCATGTTGACCGGGATGCCCCAGAAGTTGCCGACGACGATCGATCCCCGCTTCTTCGCGGCCCGGGTGAAGTCGGAGAAGTTGAGGACGAAGGTACCGTAGATCGACACCCACAGCGCTCCTCCGCCGAGGATGTGCATCCACATCTCCCAGCCGCTGAGAGCATCGTCGGTCGACCAGGCGATGGAGAAGTCGACGCGGATGAGCATCCACACGGCCAGGGCGAGGAAGGTCACGAGAATGACCGGACCGGCGATGGCTTCGTAGCGCCGGATCATCTCCATGCCGTAGCTGACGATGATCACCTGGGCGATCCACAGCAGCGTGAAGGAGAACCAGCCGAGTCCGGAGAGTCCGAGGAATTCGGCATCGGCCCAGGACTGCAGTCCCGGGAACATCGTCAGCAGCATGACGTTGAGGACGCTCGAGGCCAAGTAGGTCTGAATGCCGAACCAGGCGATGGCGACGATTCCCCTCACCGAGGCGGCCAGCTGGGCCCCGTGGATGCCGAACGAGATCCGGCTCATCACCGGGTACGGCACTCCGGTCTTGTATCCCATGAATCCGGAGAGGGTGAGCAGGAAGAACAGCAGAGCTGCACCGACGAGGAGCGCCACGAGGATCTGCCACGCGCCGAGGCCGAGTGCGAAGAGTCCCAGCGCGAAACCGTAGTTGCCCAGAGAGTGCACATCGTTGGCCCACAGGGTGAAGACGCTGTAGGCCGTCCAGCTGCGCCCCTCCTTGCGGGCCGGTGCGAGGTCCGCGTTGTAGAAGCGCGGGCTGATGCGGTGGGCCGCCAACTGGTCGGGGCTGGGTCCCAGCCGTGTGGGCACGGGCACCTCCGCTGATTCGGTCTTCCTCATGCAGTCCACTCCTTGGATCCGGTCACTGCCCGACTGGGATACCAAAAAAGTAAACACAGCTCTGTGGCACCGATAATCTGACCAATTCAGAGTAACCCAGCTCACATGCCCCTGGCAATGAGCGAGCCGAAAGATTTCGCTGTTGCCTTTGCTGCCATGGCCCACTGCAGCTGGGTGCAGATCCGAAGCCGATCGCCGCGAGATCAACCCCGGCCATCCATTGGATGGAATACCATTTGAGTGGCGATGGCGTGTCCCGGCTGGTCATCGCAGGTGCCGCGGCCGGCGATCGACACGGACACCGGCACTGCTGGCGATCGGCTGTCGCCGTCTTCGGACTTCGCGGCCGACTGCTTCAGTCTTCGTGTTCGACGTCCTTGGCGGTTGGGTCCCATGCGACGATGCCGACGGCGATCGCACCGGCCAGGGGTGCGCAGGCGACGATCCAGAACACTCCTGTGCCCAGAGAGGCCGCAAGGATCGGGAACATGATGAGCGAGACGATCGAGAACGCGCGCAGAACGGACTGGTTGAATCCGATGCCGATTCCGCGCAGCCGAGTAGGGTACGACAGGGTCGCATAGTTCATGAGGTTCGCTCCCGGTCCCCCGGCCTGGGCGAAGACGAAGGCTGCGAGCATAGCTACGGCGACGAGGACGAGGGCTCCGTTCGGGATGCCGACGATGGCCAGCGTCCCCAGCGCCACGGCCTGGATGACGAATCCGAACAGGGTGATCTTCCTGGTCCCGAAGCGGTTGACGATGCTCATGCCCAGAAGTCCGCCGAGCGTGCCGAAGCCCAGGTTGATGACCAATGAGGCGATGATCGTGATCAGCGGACTCTGGTGGAAGAGCGTGGTGATGATGAGCGGTGTGCCATAGGCGACGGCGTTGTAGCCGAAGGTCGAGAACACCGAGACGCAGAGTGCGACGATGGTGCGCACCCGGTAGCGAGGGGAGAAGAGCTCGGCGAATCCGGCCCACCGGCCGCCCCTGACCGGGGCGGCCGACGAGTTCACCGTCTCGCGTTCCTTGGCGGGAGCGAGCTCGACATTGAGATTATGGTGACTGCGCATGACCTCGACGGCGCCGCGCAGATCGCCCTGGTTGGCCAGCCACTCGGGCGATTCGGCAAGATACCGACGGCGGACGAGGAGGACGATGAGGGCCGGCACCGCACCGAAGCCGACGACGATGCGCCACAGGATCGCATGCTGGTCATAGGGCAGGGCGATGAAGATGATGAGCACGATGACGTAGCCCATACCGGTGGCGAAGTACCAGGCCGGTGACCAGGCATTGACCCGCTGCGAGCGGTTGCCCTTGCCCTTGAGCTTCGAGAATTCGGCGAGGAAAGCCATCGCCACCGGCAGATCGAGTCCGACGCCGATGCCCATGACGAAGCGGAACGCGATGAGGACCCATTCGTTCGGTGACACGGCACAGCCGATGGCAGCCACGACGAAGAAGACCATGTCAGCCATGAAGAGTCGGTAGCGCCCGAACCGATCGACGAGGTAGCCGCCGAAGAGCGCACCGATGACGGCTCCGACCATGATCGAGGCGTTGACGAGCCCGGTCATGAATCCGGAGAGGCCGAATTGCTCCTGAATGGCGGTGATGCCGAAGGCCAGGGAAGAGAAGTCATAGGCATCCATGAAGATCCCCCCAAGGGCGAGGATGATCACTGCCGTCGTCTTCGTCCCCTGGGAGCCGAACTCGGCCAGGATCGAATGGATATCGGCCGCGGAGGAGACGATGCGCGGAGTCTGCATTGCCGTCTGCCCGTTCCGAACGGGCGCGGATGGGGTCTGTGCCGCGTTCACGGCGGGGTCTGTCGAAGTCACAGTCGACAAGTATGGTGTTCCGGCGGCCCGGCGCTGTCACCTGATGTCACAGTTCGTCACGAGCACCACAGCGGAGGCTGTGCCGCTGGACGAACCGCTCAGTCGAGGCTGTGGCCCCGTCTCTCCGGGATGAGGAACATGGCGAGGAACTGGATGAAGTAGACGATCGGCAGCAGCGCCAGGGCGAAGCCGAATCCGAGATGACCGGCGAGCAGGGCGATGACGACTGGGGCCAGTCCCCCGATCGCACGACCGATGTTGAAGATGACGTTCTGTGCCGTCGCCCTGATCGCCGTGGGATAGAGCTCGGCCAGCAGCGCCCCATGTCCGCCGAGCATTCCGTTGGCGAAGGCGCCCATGAAGAATCCGCCGGCCAGCAGAGCACTCGGGTCGGTGAACTTGCTGTAGGCGAGGATCGTCACGATGGCTCCCGCCTGGAAGATCCAGAAGGCGGGGCGGCGACCGAGGCGGTCGGCGACCTGACCGAAGATGAGGATCCCGGCGAGCATTCCCATGACCGTCACCGCCGTCCACAGCGAGCCCTTGGTGACTCCCAGATCCATCTGTTCGGACAGGTAGTTCGG
Above is a window of Brevibacterium siliguriense DNA encoding:
- a CDS encoding aspartate/glutamate racemase family protein, whose translation is MRILVVNVNTTESMTEGIARVARQAASAGTEIIGLTPEFGAESCEGNVESHLAALGVMDAVMKYPGEFDAVIQAGYGEHGREGLQEMLDVPVIDITEAGAALAMFLGRRFSVVTTLDRTVPLIEDRLLLAGLDSHCVSVRASGMAVLELEEDPQAAIEAITDQAAEAVDRDRAEVIVLGCGGMAELGETITRRASVPVVDGVAAAVRLAESLIGLGLSTSKVRTYAPAREKKLSGWPLGQSVSAESSVAGSASTAAGPAAGSG
- a CDS encoding carbon-nitrogen hydrolase family protein — encoded protein: MKFALAQINTTTEVADNLEKVRTYTREAAAAGARFVVFPEATMSAFGSGLRTIAEVHTESWRKALSELAVETGITVVVGEFATTADKVINLLAVYYPSGERSDYAKIHLYDAFGFKESDTVEAGEEPGLFTVDDEDIGLALCYDIRFPKLFAELSRRGARLTVVAASWGAGPRKAEQWEILARARALDSNMFIAALGQADPEVTGVPVPKKGPTGVGHSLVSDPLGKVLNSLDGTERLEFVEVDLVAADSAAETVPVLTNAKLGY
- a CDS encoding NCS1 family nucleobase:cation symporter-1 — encoded protein: MRKTESAEVPVPTRLGPSPDQLAAHRISPRFYNADLAPARKEGRSWTAYSVFTLWANDVHSLGNYGFALGLFALGLGAWQILVALLVGAALLFFLLTLSGFMGYKTGVPYPVMSRISFGIHGAQLAASVRGIVAIAWFGIQTYLASSVLNVMLLTMFPGLQSWADAEFLGLSGLGWFSFTLLWIAQVIIVSYGMEMIRRYEAIAGPVILVTFLALAVWMLIRVDFSIAWSTDDALSGWEMWMHILGGGALWVSIYGTFVLNFSDFTRAAKKRGSIVVGNFWGIPVNMLVFGLVVISLAGAQYKIDGTVITSPADIVQTIGSPVLLLLASLSLLLLTVAVNLMANFVAPTYALTNLFPRHLNFRSAAIISAVIGFVILPWNLYDSPVVIVYFLGGLGALLGPLFGVIMVDYWVVRKTKVNVPQLYTEAGDGEYFYHHGVNWRAIGAFIPASAISLVFALVPAFSGFSEFSWFSGAAIAALIYFVIARRDFTFREVDGEEIAVPTHH
- a CDS encoding MFS transporter, which encodes MTSTDPAVNAAQTPSAPVRNGQTAMQTPRIVSSAADIHSILAEFGSQGTKTTAVIILALGGIFMDAYDFSSLAFGITAIQEQFGLSGFMTGLVNASIMVGAVIGALFGGYLVDRFGRYRLFMADMVFFVVAAIGCAVSPNEWVLIAFRFVMGIGVGLDLPVAMAFLAEFSKLKGKGNRSQRVNAWSPAWYFATGMGYVIVLIIFIALPYDQHAILWRIVVGFGAVPALIVLLVRRRYLAESPEWLANQGDLRGAVEVMRSHHNLNVELAPAKERETVNSSAAPVRGGRWAGFAELFSPRYRVRTIVALCVSVFSTFGYNAVAYGTPLIITTLFHQSPLITIIASLVINLGFGTLGGLLGMSIVNRFGTRKITLFGFVIQAVALGTLAIVGIPNGALVLVAVAMLAAFVFAQAGGPGANLMNYATLSYPTRLRGIGIGFNQSVLRAFSIVSLIMFPILAASLGTGVFWIVACAPLAGAIAVGIVAWDPTAKDVEHED
- a CDS encoding MFS transporter, translated to MARAKLWTKDFIVGIGLNLTMSMVFYLLMTSMAGYAVARFSAGEAAAGFASSSFVVGAVVARVLTGKYLDFIGRRKLLIITMAVSVLASLAYIFAGELTLLLTLRIVHGIAFGAGNTAIMTAIQSIIPASRRGEGTGYFGTATTLSTALGPYLGVILPREFDYVMLFVASAFMSVLALICCFLMRLPVQEISDYQRRTKWHLKLGTLVDRDGLRIGSVMLLAGIAYAAALVFLAGYAAEHGVASAASLFFVAFAVASLFARLFVGRLQDTLGDNAVIFPVFVADIAGNVLLALWPTMTGIVLAGVLIGLGFGSLMPCMQAITVKSVPMSRVPVATASFFLLLDAGSGIGPVVLGFLYPITGGNGMFLACAGLVVVAIGVYVWVHGRRRGGRPGREYLT
- a CDS encoding DUF885 domain-containing protein encodes the protein MTEKRTPTAVDTVAEDYVDDMLALSPSLALYLGLDGAQGFDDFSPAGLSAVNDVTDRTLARLDEVADSSDLDDVDLVTIDAMRDRLGVDRDYFAAGIKHASLNVIESPLQQVRDAFDLMPTETTADWETISTTLAAVPGSLAGYQESLTMARDNGRVAARIQVEKVIEQARALAEPGSNFDRLVAGADVPDALRSDLDTHAEAARQSAAELADFLGEQVLPAAGDDEACGREAYALYSRDFLGAEVDFDETYAWGLEELERIDAEQREVAEKIMPGADLFEVMDALNNDPQRTLHGTEALRTWMQGVADEAIRELGKSHFDIPDPVRTIECMIAPSSTGGIYYTGPTDDFSRPGRMWWSVPEGVTDFATWQEKTTVYHEGVPGHHLQIGQATYVSETLNRWRRLMCWVSGHGEGWALYAEKLMADLGFLDDPGDYLGMLDSQRLRAARVVLDIGFHLGLEAPASLGGGIWNREKAWQFLTDNVAMDRSFLAFELDRYLGWPGQAPSYKIGQRLWEQYRDEAKAAAGADFDLKDFHTRALGLGSVGLDTLGRAMKRSQ
- a CDS encoding GntR family transcriptional regulator; translated protein: MKSTETPQSETMRVTEALRNEIIEGHRRPGSRLVERNLATELGVSRVPIREALKKLASEGLVTNRPNTWSTVREFSPSDIADLNEVRTVFDVLSFELAAQRHTREGLARLEATMLRGRELAEAGDVAGAHRCAAEFHAIVTELSGNELLGEIGALLDSRMRWQLSQHDDLAVVATEHAELFDAIARRDQALAGSLAGRHLGTSQEQHDKHSKRLAQAEPDQARTVQATQPDPAAGPAAVDADPATEDSADTD